The Haladaptatus paucihalophilus DX253 nucleotide sequence CGCAGGCCGCACCGAAGACCCTCTCCATCGCGATTCTCGCCATCATCATCGGCCTCGGTGTCGCCATCCCGACCGGAATCATCAGCGCCACGCGCAAGGGCGAACCGGTCGATTACGCGGCGACGGTGACGGCGTTCCTCGGCGTTTCCATGCCCGCGTTCTTCGTCGGCATCCTGCTCGCGCTGGTGTTCGGCGTCTGGCTGAACCTGCTTCCCGTCTTCGGCTACACGCCGCCGAGCGAGGGACTCGTCCCGTGGCTGGAGAGCGTCCTACTCCCCGGCATCGCGGTCGGCCTGCCGTACGCCGCCGTCGTCATGCGGATGATGCGCTCGTCGTTACTGGAAGTGCTGAACGAACCGTACATGCGAACCGCCCGAGCGAAGGGCGTCAACGGTCGCGTGATGCTGTTCAAACACGCGCTCCAGAACGCGCTCATCCCCGTCATCACCGTCGCCGGGATTCAACTCGCGCTGGTGTTAGTCGGCAGCGTCACGGTCGAACTCGTCTTCGGGATTCAGGGACTCGGCAGACTGCTCGTGGATTCGATGCTCGACCGTAACTACCCGGTGACGCAAGCGGTCATCCTCATCGTCGCCGCGGTGATGGTGTTCACGAACCTCGCGGTGGACCTCGTGTACACCGTCATCGACCCGCGCATCGGCTACGGAGGGAACCAATGACGGAACACACCGATTCGAACGTCGGCCACAATGCGACCACCGAGTCCGGCGCTCCTGTTGAATCGGGACCCATCGACGTCCCGCCAGAATATCGGGAGGAAGAACACTACGAGGAAC carries:
- a CDS encoding ABC transporter permease encodes the protein MRQYVAKRVAHAIFIMWLVATTVFFGLRLIPGGPVRTMLGQEATPKAVAALRAKLGLNQPLYVQYFDWLKEMLTLHFGQSLSTGQPVSTLVSQAAPKTLSIAILAIIIGLGVAIPTGIISATRKGEPVDYAATVTAFLGVSMPAFFVGILLALVFGVWLNLLPVFGYTPPSEGLVPWLESVLLPGIAVGLPYAAVVMRMMRSSLLEVLNEPYMRTARAKGVNGRVMLFKHALQNALIPVITVAGIQLALVLVGSVTVELVFGIQGLGRLLVDSMLDRNYPVTQAVILIVAAVMVFTNLAVDLVYTVIDPRIGYGGNQ